The region AATGACTAGGGTCAGGGTTTCATCATAAAGAAGAAGGTGAAGAAAGTGGAGAAAAGACTTGATTTAACAAAGGGTCATATTATTGGAACGCTTGTAAAGTTAGCTTTACCCATAATGGGAACCTCATTTATTCAAATGGCGTATAATCTGACCGACATGATCTGGATTGGTCGTGTCGGAAGTAGTGCAGTAGCGGCTGTTGGAACGGCCGGATTTTTTACCTGGTTAGCGATGGCATTTATTATGATTTCAAAAATTGGAGCTGAAATTAAGGTCTCACAAACAATAGGTGCTCATTTATACGAAGAAACAAAAGGTTATGTTCGAAGTGCTATACAAATTAATCTCATTTTAGCTGTTTTATATATGATGGTTCTGTTCTTCTTTAAAGAACCTTTAATTGGCTTCTTTAACTTAGGCGATGAGGAAATTATTCAAATGTCCTATACTTATTTAGAGGTTATGATTATTGGAATGATTTTTTATTTTATCAACCCTGTTTTTACAGCTATCTTTAACGGATCAGGCGATAGTAAAACGCCATTTATGATCAATACCATTGGATTAATCTTCAATATTGTTTTTGATCCAATTTTAATTTTAGGATTTGGACCTATTCCGGCGCTGGGTGTTTTAGGAGCTGCCATTGCAACAGTGTGTGCTCAAATAGTGGTTAGCTTATGTTTCTTAGTTATTATTTTACGCAGTAAAGCAGCCTACTTAAAAGTGAACTTATTTGAAAAGTTTGATATAAAATTCATTAAAATCATCTGTAAAATCGGCTTTCCAGGAGCGCTTCAAAGTGGATTGTTCACGTGTATTTCAATGGTGCTTGGTCGATTGGTAGCCGCTTATGGAGCTGTTCCAATTGCTGTTCAAAAAGTTGGATCTCAAATCGAATCGATTTCTTGGATGACTGCAGGAGGATTTTCAACGGCGCTCGGTGCCTTTGTTGGACAAAATTATGGAGCAAAACAATTTGATCGAATTCAAAAAGGCTATCAAACGACAATGCTTTTAGCACTAGGTCTTGGTGTTTTTGCAACCGTTCTTCTTGTCTTCTTTGGGGAACCGATCTTTTCATTTTTCTTACCAGAAGCAGAGGCTATTGAACAGGGAAAAATGTACTTAAAAATCTTAGGGTATTCGCAATTATTTATGTGTATTGAGATTACGACACAAGGATTATTTAATGGATTAGGTCGTACGTACATTCCATCCATTGTCGGAATTATCTTAACCGGTGCACGTATTCCACTCGCCTATGTGATAGGACAACCTCATGTACTAGGAATTGATGGGGTTTGGTGGGCGATTACACTAAGTAGTGTCGTCAAGGGTCTCGTACTGGCAGGTATTTATTTCTATCTTTCAAAACGTCAGCGTCTTTATTTAAAACAAGCCCCATC is a window of Turicibacter sanguinis DNA encoding:
- a CDS encoding MATE family efflux transporter gives rise to the protein MEKRLDLTKGHIIGTLVKLALPIMGTSFIQMAYNLTDMIWIGRVGSSAVAAVGTAGFFTWLAMAFIMISKIGAEIKVSQTIGAHLYEETKGYVRSAIQINLILAVLYMMVLFFFKEPLIGFFNLGDEEIIQMSYTYLEVMIIGMIFYFINPVFTAIFNGSGDSKTPFMINTIGLIFNIVFDPILILGFGPIPALGVLGAAIATVCAQIVVSLCFLVIILRSKAAYLKVNLFEKFDIKFIKIICKIGFPGALQSGLFTCISMVLGRLVAAYGAVPIAVQKVGSQIESISWMTAGGFSTALGAFVGQNYGAKQFDRIQKGYQTTMLLALGLGVFATVLLVFFGEPIFSFFLPEAEAIEQGKMYLKILGYSQLFMCIEITTQGLFNGLGRTYIPSIVGIILTGARIPLAYVIGQPHVLGIDGVWWAITLSSVVKGLVLAGIYFYLSKRQRLYLKQAPSTLEGEGERSSQELKLKIE